In a genomic window of Epinephelus lanceolatus isolate andai-2023 chromosome 3, ASM4190304v1, whole genome shotgun sequence:
- the tekt4 gene encoding tektin-4, with protein MSSEVLVSRPHYDSRAVAQGVPERESPLEPDVPQLSSGSATAGYRSAKYSPAEWFNNYHSILQQAGADQHEARSIQRESKTLYQNTEAATLKTQAQGTRLLGERLQEIHYWKSELQRHIDQLQADTEALLALKTRLEKALDATETPYAIATDNLNCRTRRLGPDLVRDTVEEELLKEVDLIRSIQALLKRTTVQVVSQIKMNRDAKQTLELDWSDKYQAYNLDDQCGRYTNMSPDTRHHPSSATMQDQVSNCASWTKFTQDNLSKAMQEEQATNSLRLLVEQVLQDTTEDLRVQCSTVDQAFSQHCTELIEAKTQLEIRLAETLEQIGAQERNIVALQQAIHNKEAPLRVTQSRLYTRSLRPNMDLCRDEPQLSLEAEVRQIDATLASLHQQLSEARGSLSHLEESRITLEKDINCKTHSLFIDRDKCMTHRKRYPAVSTLSGY; from the exons ATGAGCTCTGAGGTTTTAGTGTCAAGGCCACACTATGACAGCAGGGCTGTGGCTCAGGGGGTCCCGGAGAGAGAGTCCCCTCTGGAGCCGGATGTCCCGCAGCTGTCCTCGGGCTCAGCCACAGCCGGGTACCGCTCAGCTAAATACTCCCCGGCTGAGTGGTTCAACAACTACCACAGCATCCTTCAACAGGCCGGTGCCGACCAGCACGAAGCCCGGAGCATCCAGAGAGAGTCCAAAACTCTGTACCAGAACACCGAGGCCGCCACTTTGAAGACCCAGGCCCAGGGAACGCGTCTGCTGGGGGAGAGACTGCAAGAGATCCACTACTGGAAGTCTGAGCTGCAGCGGCACATCGACCAGCTGCAGGCCGACACGGAGGCACTGCTGGCGCTGAAGACGAGGCTGGAGAAGGCGCTGGACGCCACCGAGACTCCGTACGCCATCGCCACCGATAATCTCAACTGCAGGACCAGAAGACTTGGACCAGATCTGGTCCGAGACACCGTGGAGGAGGAGCTGTTAAAG gaGGTGGACTTGATCAGGAGCATCCAGGCTCTTCTTAAGAGAACTACAGTTCAGGTTGTCAGTCAGATCAA GATGAACAGAGATGCCAAGCAGACGTTAGAGTTGGACTGGTCTGATAAGTACCAGGCCTACAACCTTGATGACCAGTGTGGAAGATACACTAACATGAGCCCAGATACACGGCACCACCCCAGCTCAGCCACCATGCAGGACCA GGTGAGTAACTGCGCATCATGGACAAAATTCACACAGGACAACCTGTCCAAGGCCATGCAGGAGGAGCAGGCCACCAATAGTCTTAG actgCTGGTGGAGCAAGTGCTGCAGGACACCACTGAAGACCTGAGAGTCCAGTGCTCCACTGTGGACCAAGCCTTTAGCCAGCACTGCACGGAGCTGATAGAGGCCAAGACCCAGCTAGAGATAAGGCTCGCAGAG ACCTTGGAGCAGATTGGGGCCCAGGAGAGGAACATTGTGGCCCTGCAGCAGGCCATCCACAACAAAGAGGCTCCACTGAGAGTCACTCAGTCCAGACTTTACACCCGCTCCCTCAGACCCAACATGGATCTCTGCAGAGATGAGCCCCAGCTCAG TTTGGAGGCAGAGGTGAGGCAGATTGATGCCACTCTGGCGTCTCTGCACCAGCAGCTGAGTGAGGCCAGAGGCTCCCTGTCCCACCTGGAAGAATCACGCATTACTCTGGAGAAGGACATAAACTGtaaaacccactcactgttcaTTGACAGAGACAAGTGCATGACTCACCGTAAACGATACCCAGCTGTCTCCACACTGTCAGGATACTGA
- the LOC117254861 gene encoding lysyl oxidase homolog 4-like → MLCLSSLSTLLLLLLLYSPPLSAQEVLVRLAGTGRRGANEGRVEVLYNGAWGTVCDDDVDLNLANVVCRQLGFQRGLTWAHSAKFGEGHGLIWLDNVHCTGTESSIANCRSNGWGINDCTHAEDLGVICSQERRPGSPAVPLEEPPPSSRRQPSQPRQRNPPPSPPAHITSSSARGHEIALHRNPTSSRRSNMSPQENGHEIQILRRNRGSTRPSPQVSPALPQGHQLPSRLANGASYRQRLETARSTPQAIRREAEGQTNRQPERRNDRHQQLSGNHVEPDPVYPNVGLETDAHYTQGSERVHLEEARLRPVLSGNHGGLVTEGVLEVRHAGRWRHVCSHGWDLSSSRVVCGMLGFPAAEAFDQNAYRKLWDSKLADPSARLRTQIGKKAYWVEKMQCQGTEVSLSQCQVLLSLPRSDVPCRDGMHAVVRCVPGSQFTRYGRAPAPPAVPPVVRLKAGSRLGEGRVEVLREGKWGTVCDHLWDITAASVVCRELGFGTAKEALTKAQLGQGTGPIHMNSVQCTGRERSVTECVYRQVPLYSCKHNQDVAVRCNVPNTGVQATVRLAGGREPSEGRVEVLMEVRGVKRWGSVCSENWGINEAMVVCRQLGLGFASRAHQETWYWPGSADAGEVVLSGTHCIGTEMSIQQCRRNTNVYCPRGGEGRAAGVTCVETAPDLVLDAQLVQETAYLEDRPLHLLTCANEENCLSSSAARMNWPYGHRRLLRFSSRIMNLGRADFRPRASRESWTWHQCHRHYHSIEVFTHYDLLTFNGTKVAEGHKASFCLEDTYCPDGIHKRYACYNMGQQGISVGCWDTYRHDIDCQWIDITDIRPGEYIFQVEVNPSLDMAESDFQNNVMRCRCKYDGARVYMFGCHAGDAYSAEVEDLFDHQRQISNNFL, encoded by the exons ATGCTGTGCCTCAGCTCCCTGTCcacactcctcctcctgcttctcctCTACTCCCCTCCGCTGTCTGCCCAGGAAGTGCTTGTACGTCTAGCAGGTACAGGCCGGCGCGGTGCAAACGAGGGACGTGTCGAGGTGCTCTACAATGGCGCGTGGGGCACAGTGTGTGACGATGACGTAGATCTTAACCTGGCCAATGTGGTGTGCCGACAGCTGGGCTTTCAACGTGGCTTGACCTGGGCGCACAGTGCCAAGTTCGGCGAGGGTCATG GTTTGATCTGGTTGGATAATGTGCACTGCACGGGCACAGAGTCCTCTATTGCAAACTGTCGCTCAAATGGCTGGGGAATCAATGACTGCACCCATGCTGAGGACCTGGGGGTCATTTGCAGCCAAGAAAGGAGACCAGGCTCCCCAGCTGTCCCCCTGGAGGAGCCTCCTCCATCATCCAGACGCCAGCCAAGCCAGCCAAGACAGAGAAACCCACCACCATCGCCCCCAGCCCACATCACTTCGTCTTCTGCAAGAGGCCATGAGATTGCCCTTCATCGCAACCCGACTTCTTCCCGTCGCAGCAACATGTCTCCACAGGAAAATGGCCATGAGATCCAGATCTTGAGACGGAATCGAGGTAGTACCAGACCGAGCCCACAGGTGAGCCCGGCTCTGCCACAGGGGCACCAGCTCCCTTCACGTCTGGCAAATGGTGCATCCTACAGGCAGAGACTGGAGACAGCGAGGTCCACTCCACAAGCAATTAGACGAGAGGCTGAGGGACAGACAAACAGGCAGCCTGAACGGAGGAATGACCGGCATCAGCAGCTCAGTGGGAATCATGTCGAACCAGACCCTGTTTATCCAAACGTGGGACTGGAGACTGATGCGCACTACACAcag ggTTCTGAAAGGGTTCACTTAGAGGAAGCTCGTCTACGGCCTGTACTGTCCGGCAACCATGGCGGTCTGGTGACGGAAGGCGTGCTGGAGGTGAGGCATGCTGGGAGGTGGCGTCATGTGTGCAGCCATGGTTGGGACCTCAGCAGCAGCCGTGTCGTCTGTGGCATGTTAGGATTCCCTGCTGCAGAGGCGTTTGACCAAAACGCCTAcag GAAACTGTGGGACTCCAAGTTGGCCGATCCATCCGCAAG GCTGAGGACACAGATCGGTAAGAAGGCCTACTGGGTGGAGAAGATGCAATGTCAGGGCACGGAGGTCTCTCTGTCGCAGTGTCAGGTCCTGCTGTCCCTCCCCAGGAGTGATGTACCGTGCCGTGACGGCATGCACGCTGTGGTCCGCTGTGTCCCTGGATCCCAGTTCACACGCTATGGCAGAGCACCTGCACCACCTGCCGTGCCG CCTGTCGTGCGTCTGAAGGCAGGGTCCCGCCTCGGCGAGGGCCGTGTGGAGGTGCTGAGGGAGGGCAAGTGGGGCACCGTGTGTGACCACCTGTGGGACATCACTGCGGCCAGCGTGGTCTGCAGGGAGCTGGGCTTTGGGACAGCCAAAGAGGCGCTCACCAAGGCTCAGCTGGGACAGG GTACCGGCCCCATCCATATGAACAGTGTGCAGTGCACAGGCAGGGAGAGGTCGGTTACAGAGTGTGTCTACAGACAGGTGCCGCTTTACAGCTGCAAACACAACCAGGATGTAGCTGTACGCTGCAACGTGCCCAACACTGGCGTGCAGGCCACG GTGCGTCTGGCAGGAGGCAGAGAGCCCTCAGAGGGACGTGTGGAGGTGCTGATGGAGGTCAGAGGGGTGAAGCGCTGGGGTTCCGTCTGCAGCGAGAACTGGGGCATCAATGAGGCCATGGTGGTCTGTCGACAACTGGGCTTAGGCTTCGCATCAAGAGCTCATCAG GAGACCTGGTACTGGCCTGGCTCTGCAGATGCTGGGGAGGTGGTTCTGAGCGGAACTCACTGCATCGGCACTGAGATGTCCATCCAGCAGTGTCGCAGAAACACAAATGTCTACTGtcccagaggaggagagggcagGGCTGCAGGAGTCACATGTGTAGAAA CTGCTCCTGACCTCGTCCTGGATGCTCAGCTCGTTCAGGAGACGGCCTACCTGGAGGACCGACCCCTCCACCTGCTCACCTGCGCTAATGAAGAAAACTGCCTGTCCTCCTCTGCCGCAAGGATGAACTGGCCCTACGGACATCGCCGCCTGCTCCGCTTCTCCTCCCGTATCATGAACCTGGGCCGTGCTGACTTCCGACCCCGAGCCAGCAGAGAAAGCTGGACATGGCACCAGTGTCACAG GCACTACCACAGCATTGAGGTGTTTACCCACTATGACCTGCTGACGTTCAACGGGACCAAGGTGGCAGAAGGTCACAAGGCCAGCTTCTGTCTGGAGGACACCTACTGCCCTGATG GTATCCATAAGCGGTACGCCTGCTATAACATGGGTCAGCAGGGCATCTCAGTTGGGTGCTGGGACACCTACCGCCACGATATTGACTGCCAGTGGATCGACATCACAGACATACGACCTGGTGAATACATCTtccag GTGGAGGTCAACCCTTCCTTAGACATGGCTGAGTCTGATTTCCAGAACAACGTGATGCGCTGCAGATGCAAGTACGACGGAGCACGAGTTTATATGTTCGGATGCCATGCAG GTGATGCTTACAGCGCAGAGGTGGAGGACTTGTTTGACCACCAGCGTCAGATCTCCAACAACTTCCTGTGA